Part of the Nocardioides perillae genome is shown below.
GGAGCCTGCGGGCGGCGCGGGACCCGACGTGCCCCGCGCCCGCACCGAGGGCCGCAGCGACCACGAGGTCGCGCTCGACTTCGTGGCCGACCTGCGCGGCGGGCCGGCCAGCGAGGCCGAGGCCGCCCTGCTGCGGCTGGCCTTCGAGTCGTGCTGCGGCGACCGCGACCAGGACCCCGTCCCCCGCCCGGGGCCCGAGGGGGCCGGTGCCGCGTGAGGCTCCACCACCTCCGCATCAGCGCCTTCGGCCCCTTCGCGGGCACGGTCGAGGTCGACCTCGACGAGCTGTCCGAGGCCGGGCTCTTCCTGCTGAGCGGGCCGACCGGTGCCGGCAAGACGAGCGTCCTCGACGCCGTCTGCTTCGCGCTGTACGGCGACGTCCCCGGCGACCGCGCACAGGCCCGCAGCCTGCGCTGCGACCGGGCCGCACCCGAGGCGGCCCCGCGCGTCGAGCTCGAGGCCACGCTCGCCGGCAGGCGGCTGCGCCTGGTCCGCTCGCCGGCGTGGGAGCGGCCCAAGCGGCGCGGCAGCGGCACCACCCGGCAGCAGGCGTCGGTGAGCGTCAGCGAGCGGGTCGGCGAGGAGTGGCGCCCGCTCACCCACCGGCTCGACGAGGCCGGCCACCTGGTCGCCGACCTGCTCGGGATGACGCTGACGCAGTTCACGCAGGTCGCGCTGCTGCCGCAGGGACGCTTCCAGGCGTTCCTGCGAGCCCGCTCCGAGGAGCGGCACGCCCTCCTGGCGCGGCTCTTCCGCACCAGCCGCTTCGAGGACGTCGAGCGGTGGCTGCGCGAGCGACGCGTCGAGCTGCGCCGCACCTCCGAGGCCCACCACCGAGCGGTCTGCGACCTGGTGAGCCGGATCAGCGAGGCCGCCGGCGAGGCCGTGCCCGAGGCGTGGCGCAGCGCGGGCGACGCGACCACGCTCGACCTGTCCGGCCCGGCCGACGACGACGCGCTCACCGCGTGGGCCCGCAGCCACCTCGAGGCCGCGGAGCGCAGCGCCGAGGCGGCGTCGACGCGGGTCGCCGCCGCCACCGAGGCAGAGGCCGTCGTGCGCGCCGCAGCGGAGTCCGCGCGGCAGCTCCACGAGCACCACACCCGGCTCGAGCGTGCCCGGCGCGAGCAGGCCGAGCTCGACGCGGCGGCGGCCACCGCGGCGGCCGAGGTGGCGGCCCTCGACGCGGCACGGCGCGCGGCGGGCGTCGCGCCGCTCCACCGTCGGGCCGTGGAGACCACCGCCGCGCTCGCAGCCGCCGAGCGGGAGGCCGCCGACGCGGTCGGCGCGGTCGCCGACGGGCTCGGCGTGCTGGTCGTCGAGCGCGACGAGGTCGCCCGGCTCCGCTGCGCCGCCGAGGAGGCGGTCGGCGAGCTGCGCGCGGCGCTGTCGCGCGCAGAGCGGTTGCCGGTGCTCGTGCGCCGCCACCGCGAGAGCACCCGCCGCACCGACGCAGTCCTGCGCGAGGCCGCCGACGTCGCGGCCCGGCGGGCGGGCCTCCCCGCCCGGCTCGACGACCTGGAGCGGGCGGTGGCGGCCGCGCGGCAGGCCACGACCGACCACCGCGCGGCCGCCGCGCGCGTCGCGGAGCTGGCCGCCCGGCTGTCGGCACGCCGCGACGCGGAGCGCCTCGAGGCCGAGCTCGCCCGCGCGCGCTCGGTGTGGCTCGACGCCCGCCAGCTCGCCCTCGCCGCCCACGAGGAGCTGCTCGCCGTGCGGCAGGCCCGCATCGAGGGCATGGCCGCCGAGATCGCCGTCGGGCTGGCGGTCGGGGCGTGCTGCCCCGTCTGCGGCTCCGACGAGCACCCCCGCAAGGCGGCCACCGCCCCGGGCGCGCCGGACGAGCACGCGGAGCGCGCGGCGCAGCGTCGCCTCGACGACGCCCGGGCGAGCGAGCACCTGCACGACCAGCAGGTCCGCGACCTCGCGACCCGGCGGGCGCTGGCGCTGGCCCGGGCGGGTGACGCGTCCGGGGCCACAGAGTCGACGACGGAGCAGCTGGCCGGCGCGCTGGCAGCTGCCGAGGCGGAGCACCGCACCCTCGGCACCGCTGCCGAGCGCCTCCCCGGCGCCGAGCGAGCCTGGGCCGCCGCCCAGGACGAGGCGACGGAGCTGGCCGCCCGCGCGGCGGCGCTGACCACCGAGGCCGCGACCCTGCGTCGGGGTGCTGCCGAGGTCGCCGACGAGCACGCTGCGCTGCTGCGCGACCTGCGGGCGGCGGCCGCCGTCGCGGGCGCTGTCGTCCCGGGCGCCGACGACGGCACGGGTGCCGGCACCGGCGAGGACGTGGACGCCTCGGCCACGGTGGCGCCGCCGCTGGGGACGGCCCACGGCCTCGTCGAGGCGCTCGAGCACGCCCGCCGTGACCAGCAGGGGCTCGTCGAGCGGTGCCGCCGGGCCGAGAAGGCCCTCGACACCGCCGCCGCGGTGACGCGGCAGGCGGCGGCCGCCGCCCACGCGGTCGCGGCGGCGGCGACGGAGGCAGGTTTCGGGCACGGTCCCGGTGCGGTGTCGGCCGCGGTCGCGGCCTCCCGAGCCCCTGCCGAGGTCGAGGCGCTCGAGCGGTCGGTGGCGCGACACCGCGACCGGTGCGCCGCGGTCGCGGCCGTGCTCGCCTCCCCCGACCTCGACGACGTCCGCGACCTGGCTCCCGACGCGCTGCCGGACCTCGACCGGCTGGGGCACGAGCACCGCCTCGCCCGTGACGCCGTCGGGTCGGCACGCGAGGAGGCCGCGGCCGCCACCGCGCGGGCCGAGCGGCTCGCAGCCCTCGCCACCGACCTCGACGACGCCGCGGCCCGGTGGGCACCGGTGCGGTCGCAGCTGTCGGTCGTGGCAGGCCTCGCGTCGTTCTGCGAGGGCCGCTCGCCCGACAACCGGCTGCAGGTGCGCCTCTCGGCCTACGTGCTGGCCCACCGGCTCGGCCAGGTCGTCGCCGCGGCCAACGAGCGCCTGGCCCGC
Proteins encoded:
- a CDS encoding AAA family ATPase — translated: MRLHHLRISAFGPFAGTVEVDLDELSEAGLFLLSGPTGAGKTSVLDAVCFALYGDVPGDRAQARSLRCDRAAPEAAPRVELEATLAGRRLRLVRSPAWERPKRRGSGTTRQQASVSVSERVGEEWRPLTHRLDEAGHLVADLLGMTLTQFTQVALLPQGRFQAFLRARSEERHALLARLFRTSRFEDVERWLRERRVELRRTSEAHHRAVCDLVSRISEAAGEAVPEAWRSAGDATTLDLSGPADDDALTAWARSHLEAAERSAEAASTRVAAATEAEAVVRAAAESARQLHEHHTRLERARREQAELDAAAATAAAEVAALDAARRAAGVAPLHRRAVETTAALAAAEREAADAVGAVADGLGVLVVERDEVARLRCAAEEAVGELRAALSRAERLPVLVRRHRESTRRTDAVLREAADVAARRAGLPARLDDLERAVAAARQATTDHRAAAARVAELAARLSARRDAERLEAELARARSVWLDARQLALAAHEELLAVRQARIEGMAAEIAVGLAVGACCPVCGSDEHPRKAATAPGAPDEHAERAAQRRLDDARASEHLHDQQVRDLATRRALALARAGDASGATESTTEQLAGALAAAEAEHRTLGTAAERLPGAERAWAAAQDEATELAARAAALTTEAATLRRGAAEVADEHAALLRDLRAAAAVAGAVVPGADDGTGAGTGEDVDASATVAPPLGTAHGLVEALEHARRDQQGLVERCRRAEKALDTAAAVTRQAAAAAHAVAAAATEAGFGHGPGAVSAAVAASRAPAEVEALERSVARHRDRCAAVAAVLASPDLDDVRDLAPDALPDLDRLGHEHRLARDAVGSAREEAAAATARAERLAALATDLDDAAARWAPVRSQLSVVAGLASFCEGRSPDNRLQVRLSAYVLAHRLGQVVAAANERLARMTGRRYALEHTGRRGAGETRGGLSLLVRDDWSGETRDPATLSGGETFVVALALALGLADVIAHEAGGAELDTLFVDEGFGSLDADTLDEVLDVLDALREGGRVVGVVSHVAEVRERVPTRLEVRKDRDGSTLRTVRA